The DNA window TAAGATAAAAAAAGGCAAATTTGCGGCTTCGCAGTTTTGCCTTTTTTTTATTAAAAATTGGCCAACTTATTGCTTTTATTTATAAGAACTTAAAACCAATATACCATGTCCGACAGAATAAAAACGTACAGAGAATTTTATCAGTTCTACCTTACTGAACACAGTAAACTGGGAACAAGAATTTTTCACTTTCTGGGAACACTCCTTATATTCGGAGTCATTGCTTATGTGATCAGCTCCGGTAAAGAAAGGTTCTTATGGTATATTCCTATTTTTGGATATGGATTCGCCTGGTTCAGTCATGCGGTAATTGAAAAAAATAAACCAGCTACTTTTAAATATCCTTTATGGTCATTAATTTCAGATTTCAGATTGTTTTTTGAATTGCTAACAGGAAAGCAGAAATTTGTAACAAAGTAAATCATATATCATATTAACAATTCTTCTTTTTTCACACTATTTTATCATAATTAAGGCTTGTTCTTTGACTTTCCAGAGCTTTTTTTAATCTCTGTATATAATGCCTCTAGTTCTTTAGGTGGCTTCCCTTCATCGAAACTAGCGGAAGTGAATGTAGATCCATTGGACACAATCACGATTGTTGCAGACAAAGCCTGATCGGAATACCTTCCTGTAGTGGGTGATTGAAGTTGTGATATTTTCGATAAATCAATCATTTCCGCTTGTGTGGATATACTCTTCCAATAAGAAGGGGGAATAGAAGATTTTACAGCTTCTCCATTTAAACTTGATACTATAAATGTAGGGGTAAATACAGTACTTTCATTAATACCTCTTGTTTGTTCTATTAATTGAATATTTTCAATATTCTGTACTTTCATCGAAGTAGTTGATTTATTTTCGTTGTTTTCATTTTTACTCTGATGAAAACAACCTGTATTAAAAATTATCAAAATAATATTAATTGTCAAAAATCGCTTTTTCATTGTGTATTTTTTATTTTATTATGATATTTTATGATTGTTAAGTCTGTTTTTTAATAAATTATTATATATTTGCTAAAATACAAAATTATTATAATAATGACAAAATCTATTATTTCGAAAATTTCTTTAACTCTTTCCATTTTTATTGTTACCGGAATGGTGAACGCTCAAAATAAAAAAGAGATAAAGTTTCAAAAACAATCAACAGAAGGGAATACAGATCCCCGAGGTATTGAAAGATGTGCAACCAATGAATATGAAGATGCTTTAAAAGCGAAATTTCCGGGAAGACTAACAACAGAACAATTTGAATCCTGGTTAGCTCCTTTAATAGAAAAGGCTAAGCTGAATAAATCCCAAAACGGAAATGTTATTACCATACCTGTAGTAGTACACGTAATTCATAGTGGACAAAATATTGGAGTAGCTCCCAATATTCCAGATGCCCAGGTAATGTCTCAGATTACCGTTATGACTAATGATTTTAGAAAATTAGCCAATACTCCAGGTTTCAACTCCAGCCTAGTAGGAGCTGATACTGAAATACAATTCGTACTTGCTAAAGTAGATCCTAACGGAAACCCTACCAATGGCATTGACAGAAAAAATCTTTGTCAGGAATACTGGAGCAAAGATCATATTGATAGCATTGTAAAGCCTCAAACTATTTGGGATCCTACTAAATATATGAATATGTGGAGCATTGATTTCGCAAGAAATGGACTTTTAGGATATGCACAATTTCCTTCCAACTCCAGTCTTGCAGGATTAGATGCAAATGGAGGACTAGCTAATACAGATGGTGTGGTTGCCGGTTATAATACTTTTGGAAGTATAGATTATAACGACGGAACATTTATTATGCAACCTGGTTATGACAGAGGAAGAACAATGACCCATGAAGTTGGACATTTTGTAGGATTGAGACACATCTGGGGAGATGCAACATGTGGAAACGATTACTGTGCAGATACCCCTACTGCACACGGTGCCAATTACAGTTGTAATGCCAGTATTCCAAGCTGTGATAATCCAGCAGTATTTGAAATGGTTCAAAATTATATGGATTACACCAATGATACTTGTATGAATATTTATACTAATGATCAGAAGACAAGAATCAGGGCAGTGATGGACAATTCTCCAAGAAGAAAGGAATTGAAGACATCTAACACTGATCAGGCAATTCCATTGTTTGCAAACGATGCCGAAATAAAATATGACGGAGGCTGCTCAATAGGTGTTACTAATTGTGGAGCTGGTGTATTACGCCTTGTTATATATAACAGAGGAACAAGTAATTTGACCTCTGCAGTTGTTTCCTACTCATTTAATGGAGGAACGGCTCAAAATTATAACTGGACTGGTAATCTAGCTCAAGACAAATCAAGTGTAATCCTTATTCCTGTAGATAACACTATTACATCTTCACCTGTTTCTGTTTCTATAGTATCAGCTAATGGAAGTGCTGATCAAAGAAGTACGAATAATGTTTCAACAGGTAATTATGTAAAACCTGTAGCGCCTGAATATTTTGCAACAACTACTGTAACGTTCAAATTACTAAGAGACAGATATGGCAGAGAAACGAGATGGAATTTAAAAAATAGCGCTGGGCAAGTTATCAAATCCGGAGCTTACTCTAACACTCCAGCTGGACAACCAAGCCCCTCTTTAATCACTCAAACATGGACACTGCCATTGGATTGTTATGTATTCACAATCTCTGATGATTTTGGCGATGGATTAAGTGACGGAGGGTATGTAAAACTATCTACAAGTACTGGCCAGGTTATATATCATGCAACTGACGATTTTGGATTCTACGGAACTAAAGCATTTACGACTCAGAACAATCTGGGAATCCACGAAACTACTAAAAACAATAAGTTTGGTATATACCCTAATCCTGTAAATGATATCCTCAACATCGTTAACATCTCTGGAAAAACCCAATTTGAAATTCATAATGCAGTAGGACAGATTGTTAAAAAAGGGAACGTTAATAATAGCCAGATTCGTGTATCTGATTTAACCAAAGGAACCTATACCATCACAATAAATAATGATAAAATCTCTGAAAGCATTAAATTCATTAAGAAATAATAAATAGATCAAAATTTAAAAATCCCCATGAAAACTGGGGATTTTTTATACTTCCTACTTATTCAAAAACCATATTTTACACCATAAAAAATTAGTTCAGGTTTTGCTTTGCAAAACCTGAACTAATTATAATTAAAATTTTCAACTTATTTAAATCGCTTTTTAAAGCTGAATTTCAATCTGTTCATTAATCCCGGTTCAATGATATCAATTCCTAATCCGAAGTTACTGTCTGCAACCGTATGATGTGCTGTTCTAAAAGCTTCAAATTCTTCCTGAGGAATCTCCAGATTCACTAAAGGTTTATAATCAATAAAAACTGTAGCCCCATTTTTTGTTATCTTTTTACGGCTTGTATAATCAAAATATGGATTTTTAATTGTACTTTCCTGAACCGTATATTTTTCTTCCGTATCTATCTTCTGATCCGTATACAAATTGATCTCATATTTCTCTGTATCGAAATTATGCCAGAAAGGTAAGTCTTTATGTAAGAAATCCCTTGCACTGGCTTTGATCACATTACGATCAAAATACATTAAGAATCGATTGTTCTGTGGATCTACATAATAAGGTTTGTCAACGGTTGCATGATATTCAATTTTAAATTCATTCAGCTTTTTATCATCGCTTACAATATCTATTGAAGCATCTTTAAAGATGTTTCTTACATCCGTTCCATTTCTGTCATTAGAATAATTTAAACTATAGAACAGAAAATTATTCCAGCTGTCTACTACCTCTCTTTTATTTGTATTTTTAAAATACCTTCTCATAGCATTAGCGCGATTTCCTTTGTAAGTGGTGGTTAATTTTAATTCTCCAGAAGCATTCTGAGCATTAAATTCAACTTTTTCATCGATACAATAATAAGGATAGCGGTACGCTTTCCTTTGCTGTAGCTCCTGATCAGGTTTTACTTCCAGATAATGCATAAAGTATAAAAATCCCCTGTTTTCTATTAATCCAAATTCATCACGAATGGTAGCATCGATAAAGTATTCTTCTCCTTTATAGTTGATCCTTACTACAACATGATTAAATGAAAGCAAAGAAGGCAGATAATATTTAATATAATAATCCGTGTGATAATTTACCAGAACTACAGAAGAATCAATTCCTATATAATCTAAAATAACCTTCAATAAAACACATTTGGCCTTACAGTCACCTTGTTTATTTTCATAGGTCACAGAAGGTTCCTGAGGTTTATGCCCGTTCATTTCATCTGCATTGAAAATATAATAGATATTATTCTGAACATACTCAATCGCAAACTGGAGTTTCTCATCCTGATCGGCGATAGCATCCAATTTTTCAATTAATTTCGGAGCAAAATCTTTTATAGATGATTTATTATAAATCTCTGCATAGATAGGAGCAATATAGTTGGAAAGATCTTTCCAGTTACTTTCTGTTGCGAAATCAATGAAGGGAAAAATCTCACGACTTGCATCTACTGGATTGATATAATTTTCTTCCTGAATTGCAAACCTTTCTCCTTTCTTTAGCTGATAGACTTCCGGTTCTAAAACATTCCCCTGTTCATCTCTAAAGAATACTTTTTTATAGGCTACAGGTTCTTCCCTGTCATTAACGAATGTGAATTGATAACTTCCATATGCCCAATAATTATCCGGGCTCACCCATACATATTTAGAAAATTCTTTTCTTAAAAAATCACGTTCAGTAAAAGCTTTTACCCTTGAGTCTTCGAGTATTAGAATATCATATAATCTCAAATCCTTTATGGTGATATTAATCTTTTTGTTACTGCTTAAAATCCCACCACTACTTTGATTTTCACTATCTAAAACTTTGATCTTCATATCAGGAATTTTATCAATTAAAACGCCTTCTCTCAATACACTGATCCTATGAAGATTGTAAACTTCATTTTCTTCAACCACGATATCCATTACGGATGCCCTTTCAAGGTTGGATGGTTCATTCAGCGTATAGGCCATACATACATATTCATTGCTTTCTGCATTGCTTGTATAGTAGATCTTATCAAGAAAATAGCAGTAATCCCTTCCTTCATTAATTTGCATATTGGAGAAATCCGATTCTTTTATTTTTTCAATAAGCTGCTGATCATCTACGCTTCCCGCCCACGATTCAGGCTTTTGAATTTTGTAATTTTCAATTTGAATTTGATTATCCATATTATTATTTGCTATTTAATGTGTTTTGATTGAAATAATTAAGGGGGATGAAATTAAATAATTAAAAATTAAAAAACAAGAGTAGAACAGCGACGATTCTTAATTTGCATTCGGCACAGTAATTGTCGCGTTTTTTTTAAAATTAGATTTATGAAAAATATGATGACCGTTTTAAAAGGCGCTTTTCCAGTATTGGCTATTGCTGTATTAACACAATGTACAACTTCTGCAAAAGTTTCTGACGGAAGTGAAAAGACTTTTATTGTAGGACCTCAAACCGCTGACTGCACAGGAGTAGCACCAATGAAGTGTCTTCAGGTTAAAGAAAAGGCTTCAGAAAACTGGACTAATTTCTACAGTAACATTGAAGGATTTACCTACGAACCAGGATATGAATATGTATTAAAAGTAAAAACTGAAAAAATAGCAAATCCGCCTGCCGATGGATCTTCTATCAAATATACTTTGATAAATCAGGTTTCTAAAACAAAAAAATAGTAAAAGCCTCCTAATATTGGGAGGCTTTACTTTTATTATACATTTGATATGTTAGTGTTCATGATCTTTTGGGGGTGGTGTATACTTTCCTTTGGTTGTTTCACCTACTGCATTTGCTGTAGTCATGGCAACCACCAGATCGTTAAGCATTCCACTTGCTGCTGTAGGTGAATTAGGAAGCAAAACCAAACTGCTCCTATTTGTCGCACCTATTGAATGTAAAGTATCATAATGCTGCGTAACAACAATCAGTGCTGATGCTTCATGAGAATTGATATCTACATTATTCAGCATTCTTACAGATTCCTCAAGACCTTTAGCAATTTCCCTTCTTTGATCTGCAATTCCCTGTCCTTGTAATTTTTTAGATTCTGCCTCTGCTTTTGCAACGGCTACGATTCTTATTCTTTGTGCTTCTGATTCATATTCAGCAGCAGTTTTTTCCCTTTCTGCAGCATTGATTCTGTTCATCGCATGTTTTACCTGTTCATCAGGATCGATATCTGTTACCAAAGCTTTAATAATATCATAGCCATAACTCTGCATTGCTTCCTGAAGCTCCGCCTTCACGGCAACAGCAATATCATCTTTTTTCAGGAAAACATCATCCAGCTTCAGTTTTGGAACTTCTGCTCTTACCACATCAAAAACGTAAGAAGTAATTTGATCATGTGGACTTTCTAAACGATAAAAAGCATCCGCTACCTGTGATCTGATCACCTGGAACTGAACTGAAATCTTCATTTTCACGAAAACATTATCCAGTGTTTTTGTATCGATCATAACATCTAATTGCTGAATTCTAAGATTCATTCTTTTAGAGATCTTATCTAAATAAGGTATTTTCAATTGCAAACCTGCATGACGAACAGAATGAAATTTTCCCAAACGCTCTACAATAGCTGCTGTTTCCTGTTTTACAGTAAAAAAGGACGCAAATAAGGTAACAAGTCCAATGAAAATAATAATGCCTAAATATGCCATAGTATAATTTTTAATCGATTAGTCGTATAAGTTACGCATTTGTTATTTTTAATTCTATTAAAATTACATGGTCATCCCTATATCGATACCCTTTATTTTTCTGTAGAGATCAGTAGCATAATTATCCGTCATTCCCGACACAAAATCAATAACCCCCAATACTTTCTGATAATCTGTTCCACCCTCATATAGAAATTGATTAGGTAAAAGTTTTAACGCCATTTTATCGTAGGATTTTCTTTCGTCTTTCGATTTTAAAACAGAAGGAATAAAATGATCTAGCAACTCATACATTACATTATATCCTGCATTTTCAATTTCAACGACAGCTTTATGATTGTAGATCTTCTCAATAGAGAAACTTTCAATATCCTGTAGTGTTTTATTATTCGATTTATAAATATCAAGTAACGCCCTATCTAAATTACCATGAAGAATTGTTTCAAAATTCTCTTTATAGGTTTCAATTGATTTGTTGATCAGTGCATTAATCACTTTAGCCCTTAAATAGGAAATCCTTTCATTATCATTAGAAATAGACGTTAACTTCTGCTCTACTCTTTTTGTATCTTGGTTTTCAGATTTTATCAATTCTAAAAATAAATTCTCACAATCTGCTGTAGAAACAATTCCCAATCGGTGGGCATCTTCCATATCAATGATATTGTAACAGATGTCATCCGCAGCTTCCACGAGCCACACAAATGGATGCCTTTTAAAGATATGAGGTTCATTACTTTCACATATCAGATTTGTTTTTTCAGCGATCTCTAAGAATGTTTCTTTTTCATTTTGAAAGAACCCGAATTTTTTTCGGTGTATAATTCCTTTTTGTCTGGCGATTGCTTCACAAGGGTATTTTGCAATACTTGCCAGTGTCGTTAAAGTAAGCTGAATTCCGCCTTCATCCTTTCCTTGCTGTTGATGAGCTAAAACCCTTATCGCATTGGCATTCCCTTCAAAATTAACCAAATCTGCCCATTCTTTCTCTAAAAACTTAGGTTTCAAATCCTTTTCATTTCTTTCAAAATAGCTTGCAATAGCATCTTCTCCTGAGTGTCCGAATGCGGGATTACCTACATCATGACATAAACATGCTGCCGCTATCACATTGCCCAAATTATGCAGATAAAAATTTTTAGAATCTTCTGTAAGTTCATTCACATAATTTTCAGAAATAAACTCTCCAATAATACTTCCCAAACTTCTTCCAACTGATGAAACTTCTAAAGAATGTGTAAGACGGTTATGTACAAAAACACTTCCAGGAAGTGGAAAGACCTGTGTTTTATTTTGTAATCTTCTAAAAGC is part of the Chryseobacterium paludis genome and encodes:
- a CDS encoding DUF962 domain-containing protein, yielding MSDRIKTYREFYQFYLTEHSKLGTRIFHFLGTLLIFGVIAYVISSGKERFLWYIPIFGYGFAWFSHAVIEKNKPATFKYPLWSLISDFRLFFELLTGKQKFVTK
- a CDS encoding M43 family zinc metalloprotease translates to MTKSIISKISLTLSIFIVTGMVNAQNKKEIKFQKQSTEGNTDPRGIERCATNEYEDALKAKFPGRLTTEQFESWLAPLIEKAKLNKSQNGNVITIPVVVHVIHSGQNIGVAPNIPDAQVMSQITVMTNDFRKLANTPGFNSSLVGADTEIQFVLAKVDPNGNPTNGIDRKNLCQEYWSKDHIDSIVKPQTIWDPTKYMNMWSIDFARNGLLGYAQFPSNSSLAGLDANGGLANTDGVVAGYNTFGSIDYNDGTFIMQPGYDRGRTMTHEVGHFVGLRHIWGDATCGNDYCADTPTAHGANYSCNASIPSCDNPAVFEMVQNYMDYTNDTCMNIYTNDQKTRIRAVMDNSPRRKELKTSNTDQAIPLFANDAEIKYDGGCSIGVTNCGAGVLRLVIYNRGTSNLTSAVVSYSFNGGTAQNYNWTGNLAQDKSSVILIPVDNTITSSPVSVSIVSANGSADQRSTNNVSTGNYVKPVAPEYFATTTVTFKLLRDRYGRETRWNLKNSAGQVIKSGAYSNTPAGQPSPSLITQTWTLPLDCYVFTISDDFGDGLSDGGYVKLSTSTGQVIYHATDDFGFYGTKAFTTQNNLGIHETTKNNKFGIYPNPVNDILNIVNISGKTQFEIHNAVGQIVKKGNVNNSQIRVSDLTKGTYTITINNDKISESIKFIKK
- a CDS encoding DUF4377 domain-containing protein, which encodes MKNMMTVLKGAFPVLAIAVLTQCTTSAKVSDGSEKTFIVGPQTADCTGVAPMKCLQVKEKASENWTNFYSNIEGFTYEPGYEYVLKVKTEKIANPPADGSSIKYTLINQVSKTKK
- a CDS encoding SPFH domain-containing protein, with translation MAYLGIIIFIGLVTLFASFFTVKQETAAIVERLGKFHSVRHAGLQLKIPYLDKISKRMNLRIQQLDVMIDTKTLDNVFVKMKISVQFQVIRSQVADAFYRLESPHDQITSYVFDVVRAEVPKLKLDDVFLKKDDIAVAVKAELQEAMQSYGYDIIKALVTDIDPDEQVKHAMNRINAAEREKTAAEYESEAQRIRIVAVAKAEAESKKLQGQGIADQRREIAKGLEESVRMLNNVDINSHEASALIVVTQHYDTLHSIGATNRSSLVLLPNSPTAASGMLNDLVVAMTTANAVGETTKGKYTPPPKDHEH
- a CDS encoding deoxyguanosinetriphosphate triphosphohydrolase, with the protein product MNLNQIFTNQRTGNNPHTIASRTDFQRDFDRIIFSAAFRRLQNKTQVFPLPGSVFVHNRLTHSLEVSSVGRSLGSIIGEFISENYVNELTEDSKNFYLHNLGNVIAAACLCHDVGNPAFGHSGEDAIASYFERNEKDLKPKFLEKEWADLVNFEGNANAIRVLAHQQQGKDEGGIQLTLTTLASIAKYPCEAIARQKGIIHRKKFGFFQNEKETFLEIAEKTNLICESNEPHIFKRHPFVWLVEAADDICYNIIDMEDAHRLGIVSTADCENLFLELIKSENQDTKRVEQKLTSISNDNERISYLRAKVINALINKSIETYKENFETILHGNLDRALLDIYKSNNKTLQDIESFSIEKIYNHKAVVEIENAGYNVMYELLDHFIPSVLKSKDERKSYDKMALKLLPNQFLYEGGTDYQKVLGVIDFVSGMTDNYATDLYRKIKGIDIGMTM